Proteins encoded together in one Gemmatimonadota bacterium DH-78 window:
- a CDS encoding glycosyltransferase family 2 protein, which translates to MTAPRPERSLVTSIGARPNVSVVIPCHDAARFLSDALDSVLRQQEVELDVHVVDDGSPDGDRIGEVVSVFRQAGAPVQLHREPHRGVAAARNAGLAAVRSPWVAFLDADDRWRPGFLRRQLDLLQNDDVDLVWCDAAFFGPAATEKTTVMQTHPSEGEPTLAAVLAGRCMPVMSTVVARTATVRRAGGFDTRLEACEDFELWARLVADGARLAWTDEVGAERRLHARNRSHDTRRMVRGQLEVLRRWAPKIPVGHPLRRAVMRRREALDREMQLTRAREAIAAGDPHAARLALWEVVRRGGSAKHAMGAVALRVMPRPALNWLSRRLGPDAPTA; encoded by the coding sequence ATGACCGCACCTCGGCCGGAGCGCTCGCTCGTCACCTCCATCGGCGCCCGGCCGAACGTGTCCGTCGTCATTCCCTGCCACGATGCCGCCCGCTTCCTCTCCGACGCCCTCGACAGCGTACTCCGCCAGCAGGAGGTGGAGCTCGACGTGCACGTGGTCGACGACGGCTCGCCCGACGGCGACCGGATCGGCGAGGTGGTCTCGGTGTTCCGCCAAGCGGGCGCCCCGGTCCAGCTGCACCGCGAGCCCCATCGCGGGGTGGCGGCCGCCCGCAATGCCGGGCTCGCCGCGGTCCGCAGCCCCTGGGTGGCCTTCCTCGACGCCGACGATCGCTGGCGGCCGGGCTTTCTGCGCCGCCAACTCGACCTGCTTCAGAACGACGACGTCGACCTGGTCTGGTGCGACGCCGCCTTCTTCGGCCCGGCCGCCACGGAGAAGACCACGGTGATGCAGACACACCCCTCGGAGGGCGAGCCGACCCTCGCCGCCGTGCTCGCCGGCCGCTGCATGCCGGTGATGTCGACGGTGGTGGCGCGCACCGCAACGGTGCGTCGCGCCGGCGGCTTCGACACGCGCCTCGAGGCCTGCGAGGACTTCGAACTGTGGGCTCGCCTGGTGGCCGACGGCGCGCGCCTCGCCTGGACGGACGAGGTGGGCGCCGAGCGCCGACTGCACGCCCGCAACCGCTCGCACGACACCCGCCGGATGGTGCGCGGCCAGCTCGAGGTGCTGCGGCGCTGGGCGCCGAAGATCCCAGTCGGCCACCCCCTGCGGCGGGCGGTGATGCGCCGTCGCGAGGCCCTCGACCGCGAGATGCAGCTGACCCGGGCCCGCGAGGCGATCGCGGCGGGCGACCCGCACGCCGCGCGCCTCGCCCTCTGGGAGGTGGTGCGCCGGGGCGGCAGCGCCAAGCACGCCATGGGCGCGGTGGCCCTCCGCGTGATGCCCCGGCCGGCCCTGAACTGGCTGTCCCGCCGCCTCGGACCGGACGCGCCGACGGCATGA
- a CDS encoding GMC oxidoreductase yields the protein MVTPSGVPEETAVCVVGAGPVGLALAAALVDRGVPVVVLEGGDARGARPATERDDALAGTVSPGGLGALTLTRARGVGGTSRIWNTEVGGEPVAKLLALDPIDYEARPGLPHGGWPIDADAMAPWVREAAAWCGLDLRLHDTVSEGPDPLERGAYGFVPQRRFLHELPEAVAAAGATVRAGVTTTGLLLEGARVTGVRWRNATGARGTLRAGTTVLACGTLETTRVLLEAAGAGPTPWGDNPWLGRGLMEHPIDRSLVLRTRSPLLTPDPGFFSPHRAVVTRGGPPGPWRLGRLTLPADWLRAHRLPNLSVRFPTHEAGGAILQQPTARSWARRLVPGARLRRAIGDAVRWGARQTRRLQSLEYTLHIDLEQWPDRANRVELAEATDALGRRRLAVHWRWSDDDERRRQALLDELTDRLHAAGLGSVTRSAGVSLDPDGHHHAGTTRMHIDPEGGVVDADLKVHGAEGLHLCGASVFPTAGVANPTLVAMALARRLAATLAADRP from the coding sequence ATGGTAACACCCTCCGGAGTGCCGGAGGAGACGGCGGTGTGCGTCGTCGGCGCCGGCCCGGTGGGACTGGCGCTCGCCGCGGCCCTCGTCGACCGCGGCGTGCCGGTGGTGGTGCTCGAGGGGGGCGACGCGCGGGGCGCGCGCCCGGCCACGGAGCGCGACGACGCCCTGGCCGGCACCGTGAGCCCCGGCGGGCTCGGGGCCCTCACCCTCACCCGCGCCCGGGGCGTCGGCGGCACGAGCCGCATCTGGAACACCGAGGTGGGCGGGGAGCCGGTGGCGAAGCTGCTGGCCCTCGACCCGATCGACTACGAGGCGCGGCCGGGGCTGCCGCACGGGGGCTGGCCGATCGACGCCGACGCGATGGCCCCGTGGGTGCGCGAGGCCGCCGCCTGGTGCGGACTGGACCTGCGGCTCCACGACACCGTGAGCGAGGGACCGGACCCGCTGGAGCGGGGTGCGTACGGCTTCGTGCCGCAGCGGCGATTCCTGCACGAGCTCCCGGAGGCCGTGGCGGCGGCAGGTGCGACGGTCCGCGCGGGCGTGACGACCACCGGTCTGCTCCTCGAGGGCGCGCGGGTGACCGGGGTCCGCTGGCGGAACGCGACCGGAGCGCGCGGCACACTGCGCGCCGGCACCACCGTGCTCGCCTGCGGCACTTTGGAAACCACCCGGGTGCTGCTCGAGGCCGCCGGGGCGGGCCCCACCCCCTGGGGCGACAACCCCTGGCTCGGGCGCGGCCTGATGGAGCACCCCATCGATCGCTCCCTCGTTCTGCGCACCCGCTCGCCGCTGCTCACCCCCGACCCGGGATTCTTCTCTCCCCACCGCGCGGTGGTGACGCGGGGCGGACCGCCCGGGCCGTGGCGTCTGGGCCGGCTCACCCTGCCCGCCGACTGGCTGCGGGCGCACCGGCTGCCGAACCTCTCGGTGCGCTTCCCGACCCACGAGGCGGGCGGGGCGATCCTGCAGCAGCCCACCGCGCGGAGCTGGGCGCGCAGACTCGTGCCCGGCGCGCGCCTGCGCCGCGCGATCGGCGACGCGGTGCGCTGGGGCGCGCGGCAGACCCGGCGTCTCCAATCGCTCGAATACACCCTCCACATCGACCTCGAGCAGTGGCCCGACCGCGCCAACCGGGTCGAGCTGGCCGAGGCCACGGACGCCCTCGGGCGCCGCCGGCTCGCGGTGCACTGGCGCTGGAGCGACGACGACGAGCGGCGTCGACAGGCGCTGCTCGACGAGCTGACGGATCGACTCCACGCCGCCGGTCTCGGCTCGGTGACCCGCAGCGCGGGGGTGTCGCTCGACCCCGACGGGCACCATCATGCGGGCACCACACGCATGCATATCGATCCCGAAGGAGGTGTGGTGGACGCCGACCTGAAGGTGCACGGGGCCGAGGGCCTCCACCTGTGCGGGGCCTCCGTGTTTCCGACGGCGGGGGTGGCCAACCCGACCCTCGTCGCGATGGCGCTGGCCCGCCGGCTCGCCGCCACGCTGGCGGCCGATCGTCCATGA
- a CDS encoding alkaline phosphatase family protein, which produces MSEPRRLLVLALDAASPERIREWAADGSLPNIAALMGRGTRAATESVEGVYVGASWPSFVMGRGPGSHGVYWLDRILPGTYRRQRADGPALAPFPALWDVLSDAGHRCVVLDVPLTPFSDRVTGPQVVEWGVHDAVFGFRTRPPELAAEIEARHGRHPAPAHCDADRSPEEARRFAEQLAAGAAARAGLTLDLLERTPDWRFAIQTFSETHCSGHQLWHTHDPAHPCHDPAGDDLLLQVFRAVDEAIGRIVDGVGPDTTVAVLALHGMGPAGGHGLLLQEVLQRLGLEVFEGGDPPEGAPMAVQPPPAPAPAPGAAADPAVGSAAGPSAGPSAGHTPRDLLRWGYRRLVPTALRERVYAWRQERNQRRGEGSPLGLDAARTRAFYVGLGVGPPFSSIRLNLAGREPGGIVRPGAEADALIDELVGHLEALTDVRTGAPAVARVIRTDDLHPGERRDWLPDLLVEWTMTPPRGTTAAGLARESLWAIESPALGRIEARNDYCRTGEHRRGGWVVVAGAGARSAEVDRTLSVLDMAPTFAAMLGCEMPDREGEVVAELLDEAGR; this is translated from the coding sequence GTGTCCGAACCGCGACGATTGCTGGTGCTCGCCCTCGATGCGGCCAGTCCGGAGCGCATCCGCGAGTGGGCCGCCGACGGGTCGCTCCCGAATATCGCGGCGTTGATGGGGCGCGGTACACGGGCCGCCACCGAGAGCGTGGAGGGGGTGTACGTGGGCGCCTCCTGGCCGTCGTTCGTGATGGGGCGCGGGCCGGGCAGTCACGGCGTGTACTGGCTCGACCGGATCCTGCCGGGCACCTATCGGCGGCAGCGGGCCGACGGGCCGGCGCTCGCGCCCTTTCCCGCGCTGTGGGACGTGCTGAGCGACGCCGGTCACCGGTGCGTGGTGCTCGACGTGCCGCTCACCCCCTTCTCCGATCGGGTCACCGGCCCGCAGGTGGTGGAGTGGGGGGTGCACGACGCGGTCTTCGGCTTCCGCACCCGGCCGCCCGAACTGGCCGCGGAGATCGAGGCGCGCCACGGCCGCCACCCCGCCCCGGCCCACTGCGACGCCGATCGCTCGCCCGAGGAGGCGCGGCGCTTCGCCGAGCAGCTCGCGGCCGGGGCGGCGGCCCGCGCCGGTCTCACCCTCGACCTGCTCGAGCGCACGCCCGACTGGCGCTTCGCGATCCAGACGTTCAGCGAAACGCACTGCTCGGGTCATCAGCTCTGGCACACCCACGACCCCGCGCATCCCTGCCACGACCCCGCAGGCGACGATCTGCTGCTGCAGGTGTTCCGGGCGGTGGACGAGGCGATCGGGCGCATCGTCGATGGCGTGGGGCCCGACACCACGGTGGCCGTTCTGGCGCTCCACGGCATGGGGCCGGCCGGCGGTCACGGCCTGCTGCTGCAGGAGGTGCTGCAGCGGCTCGGGCTGGAGGTGTTCGAGGGGGGCGATCCACCCGAGGGTGCCCCGATGGCCGTGCAGCCCCCGCCCGCACCCGCACCCGCGCCGGGGGCGGCCGCCGACCCCGCCGTCGGATCCGCCGCCGGCCCCTCCGCCGGCCCCTCCGCCGGCCACACCCCGCGCGACCTGCTGCGGTGGGGGTACCGCCGACTCGTGCCCACCGCCCTGCGCGAGCGGGTCTACGCGTGGCGGCAGGAGCGGAATCAGCGCCGGGGAGAGGGCTCTCCGCTCGGACTCGACGCGGCCCGCACCCGCGCCTTCTACGTGGGGCTCGGCGTGGGCCCGCCCTTCTCGTCGATCCGCCTCAACCTCGCGGGCCGGGAGCCCGGGGGCATCGTTCGGCCCGGGGCGGAGGCCGACGCCCTGATCGACGAGCTGGTGGGGCACCTCGAGGCGCTGACGGACGTGCGCACCGGGGCGCCGGCGGTGGCGCGGGTGATCCGCACCGACGACCTCCACCCCGGCGAGCGGCGCGACTGGCTGCCCGACCTGCTGGTGGAGTGGACGATGACGCCGCCGCGGGGCACGACGGCGGCGGGGCTGGCCCGCGAGTCGCTCTGGGCCATCGAGTCGCCCGCGCTCGGACGCATCGAAGCCCGCAACGACTACTGCCGCACCGGCGAGCACCGGCGAGGGGGCTGGGTGGTGGTGGCGGGTGCGGGGGCGCGGAGCGCGGAGGTGGACCGCACCCTGTCGGTGCTCGACATGGCGCCGACCTTCGCCGCCATGCTCGGCTGCGAGATGCCCGATCGCGAGGGCGAGGTGGTGGCCGAACTCCTCGACGAGGCGGGGCGCTGA
- a CDS encoding glycosyltransferase family A protein, which translates to MSTTIAVVLPCYRQARFLPDALASLEAQTRRPDHVVVVDDGSPDNVKGAVEPFEGVELIQQENRGLSQARNRGLGRIDTDFVLFLDSDDRLRPEALEVLERALVERPEAAFAWGFNEPNDVDWNPMPWGPTWFEGEPSYEKLLERNAVGAPLGVLFRRAAIAELGGFDASLPAVEDYDMYLRLAREHPYVCVHRVIADYRHHGGNMSQDHPLMYRSHIEVLERQDPWVEGRPVLEAARRRGVRSARRHFLAPVRLERVANALERQQWVTATREAIGLMVRHPGVFTAVVRRRLGRR; encoded by the coding sequence TTGAGCACCACGATCGCGGTGGTGCTGCCCTGCTACCGGCAGGCCCGCTTCCTGCCCGACGCCCTCGCCTCGCTCGAGGCGCAGACGCGGCGTCCCGACCATGTGGTGGTGGTCGACGACGGCTCGCCCGACAATGTGAAGGGGGCGGTCGAGCCCTTCGAAGGGGTGGAGCTGATCCAGCAGGAGAACCGTGGGCTCAGCCAGGCGCGCAACCGGGGACTCGGTCGCATCGACACCGACTTCGTGCTGTTTCTCGACTCCGACGACCGGCTCCGACCCGAGGCGCTCGAGGTGCTGGAGCGGGCGCTGGTGGAGCGGCCCGAGGCGGCCTTCGCCTGGGGCTTCAACGAGCCCAACGACGTGGACTGGAATCCCATGCCCTGGGGCCCCACCTGGTTCGAGGGCGAGCCGAGCTACGAGAAGCTGCTCGAGCGCAACGCCGTGGGTGCGCCGCTCGGCGTGCTCTTCCGGCGCGCGGCCATCGCCGAACTGGGCGGATTCGACGCCTCGCTCCCCGCCGTGGAGGACTACGACATGTACCTCCGCCTCGCGCGGGAGCACCCGTACGTGTGCGTGCATCGGGTGATCGCCGACTACCGGCATCACGGCGGCAACATGTCGCAGGACCACCCGCTGATGTACCGCAGCCACATCGAGGTGCTGGAGCGTCAGGACCCCTGGGTGGAGGGTCGGCCCGTGCTGGAGGCGGCCCGCCGCCGCGGGGTGCGCTCGGCCCGACGGCATTTTCTCGCGCCGGTGCGCCTCGAGCGGGTGGCCAACGCCCTCGAGCGGCAGCAGTGGGTGACCGCCACGCGCGAGGCGATCGGCCTCATGGTGCGGCACCCGGGGGTGTTCACCGCCGTGGTGCGCCGCAGACTCGGCCGGCGATAG
- a CDS encoding 5'-nucleotidase C-terminal domain-containing protein yields MPRTTTPRMSRAKALAASLSIALGAALAACGPSGPYRTPEPRPSSPVVQDSAPGGRISTTSTDIRVTLLQINDLYEITPVGGGAWGGPARVATLLRRLEAWNPNTRAVIAGDFFSPSALGTARVDGERLAGRQMVAVLNAMGLDHATFGNHEFDIGREAFLARLEESEFSWFSSNVTDASGAAFPGTHGVQVLHFTGTAGDTLRLALIGVTKPDMAPEWVRVSDPVAAVREAVDAMGDSVQAIVAITHLDLEDDIALAEAVPELDLIMGGHEHENILARRGPDLTPIAKADANVRTVYVHDLRWDPSMQRLEVDSRLMPITPDLPDDPETDAEVGRWLDRGWAGFREAGFEPEAVIVTVPETLDGREAVVRNRSTTLTDLIVEGMRAEVDGPAVALLNAGSIRIDDQIAPGPLTQYDVIRILPFGGAVVEVEMSTALLAEVLAQGRANVGSGGMLHGNAEMASEGLRVEGRVLDADAPVRALVPEFLLTGLETGLDYFTPDHPELTVIAEHRDIRQTLIDALERRWGSRP; encoded by the coding sequence ATGCCCCGGACCACCACCCCCCGCATGTCGCGCGCGAAGGCGCTCGCGGCCTCGCTCTCGATCGCACTCGGCGCCGCCCTCGCGGCCTGTGGTCCCTCGGGGCCGTATCGCACGCCCGAGCCACGCCCGTCCTCGCCCGTGGTTCAGGACTCCGCCCCCGGCGGTCGGATCTCGACCACCTCCACCGATATTCGCGTCACGCTGCTGCAGATCAACGATCTGTACGAGATCACGCCCGTGGGCGGCGGGGCCTGGGGCGGGCCGGCACGGGTGGCCACCCTGCTGCGGCGCCTCGAGGCCTGGAATCCCAATACCCGCGCCGTGATCGCCGGCGACTTCTTCAGTCCCTCGGCCCTCGGCACCGCCCGGGTCGACGGCGAGCGTCTCGCGGGTCGGCAGATGGTGGCCGTGCTGAATGCGATGGGACTCGACCACGCCACCTTCGGCAACCACGAGTTCGACATCGGGCGCGAGGCGTTTCTCGCCCGCCTCGAGGAATCGGAGTTCAGCTGGTTTTCGAGCAATGTGACCGACGCGTCCGGCGCCGCCTTCCCCGGCACCCACGGGGTTCAGGTGCTGCACTTCACCGGTACGGCGGGCGACACGCTGCGCCTCGCGCTCATCGGGGTGACGAAGCCGGACATGGCCCCGGAGTGGGTGCGCGTGAGTGATCCGGTGGCCGCGGTGCGAGAGGCGGTGGATGCCATGGGGGACTCCGTGCAGGCCATCGTCGCGATCACCCATCTCGACCTCGAAGACGACATCGCACTCGCCGAGGCCGTGCCCGAGCTCGACCTCATCATGGGCGGGCACGAGCACGAGAACATCCTCGCGCGGCGGGGCCCCGATCTGACCCCGATCGCCAAGGCCGATGCCAATGTGCGCACCGTGTACGTGCACGACCTGCGGTGGGACCCCTCGATGCAGCGGCTGGAAGTGGACAGTCGGCTGATGCCCATCACCCCCGATCTTCCCGACGATCCCGAGACGGACGCCGAGGTCGGGCGCTGGCTCGACCGGGGCTGGGCGGGCTTTCGCGAGGCGGGGTTCGAGCCCGAGGCGGTGATCGTGACGGTGCCCGAAACCCTCGACGGACGCGAGGCGGTGGTCCGCAACCGCTCCACCACCCTCACCGACCTGATCGTGGAGGGCATGCGCGCGGAGGTGGACGGGCCGGCCGTGGCCCTCCTCAACGCGGGGTCGATCCGCATCGACGATCAGATCGCCCCCGGCCCGCTCACCCAATACGACGTGATCCGGATTCTGCCCTTCGGCGGTGCGGTGGTGGAGGTGGAGATGAGTACCGCGCTGCTCGCCGAAGTTCTCGCCCAGGGGCGCGCCAACGTCGGCAGCGGAGGGATGCTGCACGGCAACGCCGAAATGGCGTCGGAAGGTCTCAGGGTGGAGGGCCGGGTGCTCGATGCCGACGCTCCGGTGCGGGCCCTCGTGCCCGAGTTCCTGCTTACCGGGCTCGAGACGGGCCTCGACTACTTCACCCCCGATCACCCGGAGCTGACCGTGATCGCCGAGCACCGCGACATCCGCCAGACCCTCATCGACGCCCTGGAGCGCCGCTGGGGGAGCCGGCCTTGA
- a CDS encoding TM0106 family RecB-like putative nuclease: MRLDDDRLRFSPTDLANYSACAHRTLLDGLRAHGRASVPKFEDPLLALLQERGLQHEADYLAELEARGRSVVRFSALRPEEHDREGYRRRAAETRAAMERGVEVIHQGTFYDGRWLGLVDFLLKVERPSDLGDWSYEVLDAKLSREAKATAIVQCCVYSDLLAEVQGVYPERLHLRLGGPRPRVESFRTAHFGAWHRALKGRFDALLGDDSAALEGDIAVAPEPVDHCRVCDWRSRCAQERVEVDHLSLVAGILRQQRAALHDAGIHTLKALGELDPAVEVAGIPAVTLSALHRQARLQLEGRRGEPVYELLDPSSDEAGRPLGLAGLPEPSPHDWFFDLESASMAGAEGDGLEYLWGVTDADDAFDAEWAFDSDRERDALRRFLTRALAHVNAHPDAHIYHFGHKEPTTLKRLVGRYGVGTDELDILLQRGSLVDLHRVVKQGVVASVTSYSLKAMEEVVGFERDVPLVEANRRRAAVEAGLAMGSRTVLQAGEEWDAALETVRLYNRDDCISTRVLRDWLEERRAELEEAHGTLARPEPKTERELTEEQQAEADEVTRLMTALLEGVSEDRDDRDDDQQLRWLMAHLLEWHRREDKTMWWDYFRMMDMPPEELISDSKPLGGLEYEGVVGKVKQSVLYRFRYPEQEHRIKPGKRAEDPASAAEEKTRGWNVHAIDESTRTVDLSVATRTAGEEEVSRVRALVPFEYFGGAEQRARLRKSAALLEEAESALAAWSPASVALLRAAPPTFDASISLATLRAEHDTLSVAVQAALALDGSVLPLQGPPGTGKTYTGARMIRALIRAGKRVGVVANSHKVVTNLVSAVCKADESDAPTPFVALQRSDDPCTDPRVHKVASGQVATLLDDGITDDDGTVHPVSLVAGTAWLWCREEMEGAVDVLFIDEAGQFSLANALAVAPAARSLVLLGDPQQLPQPQKGTHPPGTEVSVLEQLADADGIVTPDRGLFLEQTWRMRPEITAYTSELFYEGRLTARDHLAAQRLSRSAGETLHGLYYRWVDHEGNSRESVEEAREVVAVYRTLLDGDSLVTLPNEESRPLALDDLIVVAPYNAHVDRIRAELADAGFPGARVGTVDKFQGQEAAVAIYAMASSSAEDAPRGLAFLYAGNRLNVATSRARCATVIVASSRILDGTVRTPAQIRLLNAFQRYAERARPLPFTSAVEASLPAPT, from the coding sequence ATGCGACTCGACGACGACCGGCTGCGCTTCTCGCCCACGGACCTGGCCAACTACTCCGCCTGTGCGCACCGCACCCTGCTCGACGGACTGAGAGCACACGGACGCGCCTCGGTGCCGAAATTCGAGGATCCCCTCCTGGCACTGTTGCAGGAGCGGGGCCTGCAGCACGAGGCGGACTATCTCGCCGAGCTCGAGGCCCGGGGGCGTTCGGTGGTGCGGTTCTCCGCGCTGAGGCCCGAGGAGCACGACCGCGAGGGCTATCGGCGGCGGGCCGCCGAGACGCGGGCGGCGATGGAGCGCGGGGTGGAAGTGATCCATCAGGGCACCTTCTACGACGGCCGCTGGCTCGGGCTCGTGGACTTTCTGCTGAAAGTCGAGCGTCCCAGCGACCTGGGCGACTGGTCGTACGAAGTGCTCGACGCGAAGCTCTCCCGCGAGGCGAAGGCGACGGCCATCGTACAGTGTTGCGTCTATTCCGACCTGCTGGCGGAGGTGCAGGGCGTCTATCCCGAGCGGCTGCACCTGCGACTGGGCGGACCGCGGCCCCGGGTGGAGTCGTTTCGCACCGCACACTTCGGGGCCTGGCACCGGGCGCTCAAGGGGCGTTTCGACGCCTTGCTGGGCGACGACTCCGCGGCGCTCGAGGGCGACATCGCGGTCGCGCCGGAGCCGGTGGACCACTGTCGCGTGTGCGACTGGCGGTCTCGCTGCGCGCAGGAGCGCGTGGAGGTGGACCACCTCTCGCTCGTGGCGGGCATTCTCCGGCAACAGCGCGCCGCGCTGCACGACGCCGGGATCCACACTCTGAAGGCCCTCGGCGAGCTCGACCCCGCCGTCGAGGTGGCGGGCATCCCGGCGGTGACGCTGAGCGCCCTGCACCGCCAGGCTCGTCTCCAGCTGGAGGGGCGGAGAGGCGAGCCCGTGTACGAGTTGCTGGATCCCTCGTCGGACGAGGCCGGGCGCCCGCTGGGCCTCGCCGGGCTGCCCGAGCCCTCGCCCCACGACTGGTTCTTCGACCTGGAGAGCGCGAGCATGGCCGGGGCGGAGGGCGACGGCCTCGAATACCTGTGGGGCGTGACCGACGCGGACGACGCCTTCGACGCCGAGTGGGCCTTCGATTCGGATCGCGAGCGGGACGCGCTGCGGCGATTCCTGACGCGCGCACTGGCGCATGTGAACGCCCATCCGGACGCCCACATCTACCACTTCGGCCACAAGGAGCCCACCACCCTGAAGCGTCTGGTGGGGCGCTACGGGGTGGGCACCGACGAGCTCGACATCCTGTTGCAGCGCGGCTCGCTGGTGGACCTGCACCGGGTGGTGAAGCAGGGGGTGGTGGCCTCGGTCACGAGCTACTCGCTCAAGGCGATGGAAGAGGTGGTCGGCTTCGAGCGCGATGTGCCGCTCGTGGAGGCCAACCGGCGCCGCGCCGCGGTGGAAGCGGGGCTCGCGATGGGCTCCCGCACCGTGCTGCAGGCGGGCGAGGAATGGGACGCCGCGCTGGAGACGGTGCGTCTGTACAATCGCGACGACTGCATCTCCACCCGGGTGTTGCGCGACTGGCTCGAGGAGAGGCGCGCGGAGCTGGAGGAGGCGCACGGCACGCTGGCGCGGCCCGAGCCGAAGACGGAGAGGGAACTCACGGAGGAGCAGCAGGCGGAGGCCGACGAGGTGACGCGGCTGATGACCGCGCTGCTCGAGGGGGTGTCGGAGGATCGCGACGACCGCGACGACGACCAGCAGCTCCGCTGGCTCATGGCGCACCTGCTCGAGTGGCACCGGCGCGAAGACAAGACGATGTGGTGGGACTACTTCCGCATGATGGACATGCCCCCCGAGGAGCTGATCTCCGACTCCAAGCCGCTGGGAGGGCTGGAGTACGAGGGGGTGGTGGGGAAGGTGAAGCAGTCGGTGCTGTACCGCTTCCGCTACCCGGAGCAGGAGCACCGGATCAAGCCGGGCAAGCGTGCGGAAGACCCGGCGTCCGCCGCCGAGGAGAAGACCCGGGGGTGGAATGTGCACGCGATCGACGAGTCGACGCGGACAGTCGACCTCAGTGTGGCGACCCGGACGGCTGGTGAGGAAGAGGTGTCGAGAGTGCGGGCACTCGTGCCCTTCGAGTACTTCGGTGGTGCGGAGCAGCGCGCACGGCTTCGGAAGTCGGCCGCCCTGCTCGAGGAGGCCGAGTCCGCGCTGGCGGCGTGGTCGCCGGCGTCGGTGGCCCTGCTCCGCGCGGCGCCCCCGACCTTCGATGCCTCCATCTCGCTCGCGACACTGCGCGCCGAGCACGATACCCTCTCGGTGGCGGTACAGGCCGCGCTCGCCCTCGATGGGTCGGTGCTGCCCCTGCAGGGCCCGCCGGGCACCGGAAAGACCTACACGGGAGCTCGGATGATCCGGGCGCTGATCCGCGCCGGCAAGCGCGTGGGGGTCGTCGCCAACAGCCACAAGGTCGTGACCAACCTGGTCTCGGCGGTCTGCAAGGCCGATGAGAGTGACGCGCCCACCCCGTTCGTGGCTCTGCAGCGCTCGGATGACCCGTGCACCGATCCGCGCGTTCACAAGGTCGCGAGCGGACAGGTCGCGACCCTCCTCGACGACGGCATCACCGACGACGACGGCACCGTCCACCCCGTCTCGCTCGTGGCGGGCACCGCCTGGCTCTGGTGCCGCGAGGAGATGGAGGGGGCGGTCGACGTGCTCTTCATCGACGAGGCCGGCCAGTTCTCGCTCGCGAACGCGCTGGCGGTCGCGCCCGCGGCGCGCAGCCTGGTGCTGCTCGGCGATCCGCAGCAGCTGCCGCAGCCGCAGAAGGGCACGCACCCGCCGGGCACCGAGGTGTCGGTGCTCGAACAGCTCGCCGACGCCGACGGCATCGTCACCCCCGATCGCGGGCTCTTTCTGGAGCAGACCTGGCGAATGCGGCCCGAGATCACCGCGTACACCTCGGAGCTCTTCTACGAGGGCCGACTCACCGCACGCGACCACCTCGCGGCGCAGCGCCTGTCGCGCTCCGCGGGGGAGACGCTCCACGGGCTCTACTACCGGTGGGTCGATCACGAGGGCAACAGCCGCGAGTCGGTGGAGGAGGCCCGCGAGGTGGTGGCGGTCTATCGCACCCTGCTCGACGGAGACTCCCTCGTGACACTGCCGAACGAGGAGTCCCGGCCACTCGCCCTCGACGATCTGATCGTGGTGGCGCCGTACAACGCCCACGTGGACCGCATCCGGGCCGAACTCGCCGACGCCGGATTCCCCGGGGCCCGGGTGGGCACCGTCGACAAGTTCCAGGGGCAGGAGGCGGCGGTGGCCATCTACGCGATGGCCAGCTCCAGCGCCGAGGACGCCCCGCGCGGTCTCGCCTTCCTCTACGCGGGCAACCGCCTCAACGTGGCCACCTCGCGCGCTCGCTGCGCGACGGTGATCGTGGCGAGCTCGCGCATTCTCGACGGAACCGTGCGCACCCCGGCGCAGATC